The following are encoded in a window of Ignicoccus islandicus DSM 13165 genomic DNA:
- a CDS encoding 50S ribosomal protein L37ae: protein MGRKKVVGIAGRFGARYGSTLRKRWKQIMEARYAPHTCPICGMKGYVVRVSVGLWKCKKCGAVFAGAAYVPVSGLNKAYHMKPERRR from the coding sequence ATGGGAAGGAAGAAAGTGGTTGGCATTGCCGGTAGGTTCGGAGCTAGGTACGGTTCCACCTTAAGGAAGAGATGGAAGCAAATAATGGAAGCTAGGTACGCTCCACACACTTGCCCAATATGTGGAATGAAGGGCTACGTGGTTAGGGTGAGCGTAGGCTTATGGAAGTGTAAGAAGTGCGGAGCAGTGTTCGCTGGAGCTGCCTACGTGCCCGTGTCCGGCTTGAACAAGGCTTACCACATGAAGCCTGAGAGGAGAAGGTAA
- a CDS encoding Clp1/GlmU family protein — translation MDISERNVEVPNDKFLEISGPAVVRVREGKGKLMGRELSPADIVIVPAWRTYAIRAVTPLKLSVSVSATSELRVVDFNIAKVWEEALAKRDLSRVVIVGPTDSGKSSLVATITNLLISKGADRVTIVNTDVGQSNFCPPTMVCKTEVTDYVFTLQDLEPTVTKFTGTITPAVEQSRVIAATASLVNGDYVMDTDGWVEGWDAAHYKRSLLQAVKPKLVIYLGKAPKWLTGPWEVISLPPSTGRARDREDRRFIRKVKYAKALGKCGTLELNLNEVPPLYSVTFNSPWSPELRDEVEELIGTRPLLAFSWRNKVVAVVKKGSKYFVPRGSNVIVIEEGEEKGLLVALGDEEGNEVLGMVQKIDYLSKFMKVKSCFNGTPKYVSFGRVKLDEEFRDSVVNKPF, via the coding sequence TTGGACATAAGCGAACGGAACGTCGAAGTACCTAACGACAAGTTCTTGGAGATATCTGGACCGGCCGTAGTAAGGGTAAGGGAAGGGAAAGGTAAGTTAATGGGACGGGAACTGAGTCCAGCGGACATAGTTATAGTTCCAGCTTGGAGAACTTACGCCATAAGGGCCGTAACGCCCCTTAAGCTAAGCGTGTCCGTCTCAGCTACCTCCGAACTTAGGGTGGTGGACTTCAACATAGCTAAGGTATGGGAAGAGGCCTTAGCGAAGCGAGACTTGAGCAGAGTTGTAATAGTAGGCCCTACGGATAGCGGAAAGAGCAGCTTAGTAGCTACGATAACGAACCTACTAATTTCCAAAGGGGCAGATAGGGTTACTATAGTGAATACTGACGTTGGCCAAAGCAATTTCTGTCCACCTACTATGGTCTGTAAAACCGAAGTTACTGATTACGTTTTCACGCTACAAGACTTAGAGCCCACAGTAACTAAGTTCACCGGAACCATAACTCCGGCCGTTGAGCAAAGCAGAGTAATCGCTGCGACCGCTTCTCTGGTAAATGGAGACTACGTAATGGATACCGATGGATGGGTCGAGGGATGGGACGCAGCCCACTACAAGAGGTCGCTTCTACAAGCCGTCAAGCCGAAGTTAGTGATATACTTAGGGAAAGCTCCCAAGTGGTTGACTGGACCTTGGGAGGTAATTTCCCTTCCACCGAGCACGGGTAGAGCAAGGGACAGGGAAGACAGGAGGTTCATAAGGAAGGTTAAGTACGCTAAGGCCCTCGGAAAGTGCGGAACTCTCGAATTGAACTTGAACGAAGTCCCCCCGCTTTACTCGGTTACGTTCAACAGTCCTTGGAGCCCCGAGCTAAGGGACGAAGTAGAGGAGTTAATTGGTACGAGGCCCCTTTTGGCCTTCAGTTGGCGCAATAAAGTGGTAGCAGTAGTGAAGAAGGGTTCTAAGTATTTCGTTCCCAGAGGGAGTAACGTAATAGTAATAGAGGAGGGCGAAGAGAAGGGGCTGTTAGTTGCCTTAGGCGACGAGGAGGGGAACGAGGTCTTGGGAATGGTTCAAAAGATAGACTACCTAAGCAAGTTTATGAAGGTAAAGAGCTGCTTTAACGGAACGCCTAAGTACGTCTCGTTTGGAAGAGTTAAGTTAGACGAAGAGTTCCGCGATTCGGTAGTTAACAAACCGTTCTAA
- a CDS encoding DUF1156 domain-containing protein produces the protein MRRFIETEKFPIRLINEKSLKEKQGGGRPPHWEMIFWWTRKPLIGARAVIAGALLPEDVDKSEFIYALKLHEKIPHKFNPSIPDKWKGRFRAKFLDPFAGFGNLPLEAVRLGVEEVVATELLPTAYVFLKAILEYPKWAVENGMGEELVKGVERWGEWITKRLKEDPDLKELYDEDVAVYIGTWEVKCPHCGKWTPLVGNWWLARVGDSKGKYKRLAWMEPVKSGDRIEVNVRDLTKELGVKSIDAKVDASKGTIKVAGEEFRVPQKNVDARRSTAICLHCGNQIGKSGKEWYVKEALKEWNNKLEQYLQGQIDLNTLINASRARPRILVKVRVGNNGLEFQPAEMKDQEKLWKALEKLKQYWGDPDVPSEGLWRYSASGGGALSIWVWGFDRFYKLFNPRQLLTIIKLVKLIREVGRKVEEEKLGEGWSREEAYRYTEAITTYLAIALCKYADYSSLVTGWNQSLIMGHSLSMRGIAMMWNWNDMTPWASWTGTYLRNLNTLVNGLSYLVSTISDSPSRVRVLLDDTTALNKFGDEMFDVIVTDPPYRDDVPYAELSDFYYVWLKRALSDVKEEFGLKVLEPKFLPEAFFEDGIEIGTQWERFADKEVSENLGRSKHFGEGVGSYEHFEKLLTKAFRSMSNVLKEDGVLVVYYAHTTPEAWSALLEASKGAGLRVSATWPMATESRERVTGRGKSVLDTSLVVVFRKGIGNAINLQQARNEVLEKCPGASERGWKEGLEGFDLFVYTMGCVLSVATKYAKIIGLKGDASNLIEKFVYPLTTEALLKGILGSSIYGSLSIESRFYVLTKLLEKGGNSRRRIDSNTAIYLSLLGNLSVRDLVDMRVLTERSGSRSKEYALLEPVGKEKTEALFELLKEKGIDPRDPTPLTAIDALHLLEYYAVSAYSSNDFQSKYRDLEDRYYNYVDEAKYLASALCIVLTADEVEGEALIELSKQLGIECPIRSRNKVSRSLQSFYKP, from the coding sequence TTGAGAAGGTTTATCGAAACTGAGAAGTTCCCTATAAGATTGATAAACGAGAAATCCTTAAAAGAGAAGCAAGGCGGTGGGAGGCCGCCCCATTGGGAAATGATCTTTTGGTGGACCAGGAAGCCTTTGATTGGTGCGAGGGCTGTAATAGCTGGAGCCCTCCTACCCGAAGACGTAGATAAAAGCGAGTTCATATATGCCTTAAAGCTCCATGAGAAAATACCTCATAAGTTCAATCCGTCTATTCCCGATAAATGGAAGGGACGTTTCAGAGCCAAATTCCTCGATCCGTTCGCTGGTTTCGGAAACTTACCCCTAGAGGCGGTCAGACTGGGGGTAGAGGAAGTAGTTGCAACCGAGCTTCTGCCTACGGCCTACGTCTTCCTTAAGGCAATTCTAGAGTACCCTAAGTGGGCAGTCGAGAATGGAATGGGAGAGGAACTAGTCAAGGGAGTGGAACGCTGGGGAGAATGGATCACGAAGAGACTGAAGGAAGATCCGGACTTGAAGGAGTTATACGATGAAGACGTCGCCGTCTACATAGGCACTTGGGAAGTGAAGTGTCCGCATTGCGGCAAGTGGACGCCTCTAGTAGGCAATTGGTGGTTAGCCAGGGTAGGAGACTCGAAAGGAAAGTACAAGCGACTGGCTTGGATGGAACCAGTGAAAAGCGGTGATCGAATAGAAGTAAACGTAAGGGACCTAACTAAGGAACTGGGAGTCAAGTCAATAGACGCTAAGGTTGATGCATCTAAGGGCACGATTAAGGTAGCTGGTGAGGAGTTCAGGGTACCACAGAAGAACGTGGACGCTAGGAGGAGCACCGCTATTTGCCTACACTGCGGTAATCAAATTGGTAAAAGCGGCAAAGAGTGGTACGTCAAGGAAGCTCTAAAGGAATGGAACAATAAACTGGAACAATATTTGCAAGGGCAAATCGACTTAAATACACTGATAAATGCATCGAGGGCTAGACCGAGAATTCTGGTAAAGGTAAGGGTAGGAAACAATGGATTGGAATTTCAACCAGCAGAGATGAAGGATCAAGAGAAGCTATGGAAGGCGCTTGAAAAATTAAAGCAATACTGGGGAGATCCGGATGTACCAAGTGAAGGTTTGTGGAGATATTCGGCAAGCGGTGGTGGTGCACTAAGCATATGGGTGTGGGGATTCGATAGATTTTATAAGCTCTTCAACCCACGCCAGCTCCTCACCATAATCAAGTTGGTAAAGCTAATACGCGAGGTAGGTAGGAAGGTCGAGGAAGAAAAGCTAGGAGAAGGATGGAGTAGGGAGGAAGCATACAGATACACAGAAGCAATAACAACATACCTAGCAATAGCACTATGTAAGTATGCTGATTATAGTTCTCTTGTTACAGGATGGAATCAGTCTCTAATAATGGGACATTCTCTCTCAATGAGAGGTATTGCTATGATGTGGAATTGGAATGATATGACACCTTGGGCTAGCTGGACCGGAACATACCTAAGAAATCTCAACACGTTAGTAAATGGTTTGTCTTATCTTGTTTCTACCATTTCTGATAGCCCTAGCAGGGTTAGGGTCTTACTCGATGATACTACTGCGCTTAACAAGTTTGGAGATGAGATGTTTGATGTAATTGTTACTGATCCACCTTATAGAGATGACGTGCCCTACGCAGAACTAAGCGATTTCTACTACGTTTGGCTTAAGCGGGCGCTAAGCGATGTAAAGGAAGAGTTTGGATTAAAGGTCTTAGAACCCAAGTTCCTACCCGAGGCCTTCTTCGAGGATGGCATTGAAATAGGTACTCAGTGGGAGCGCTTCGCGGATAAGGAAGTGAGCGAGAACCTTGGTAGGAGCAAGCACTTCGGCGAGGGAGTTGGGAGCTACGAACACTTCGAGAAGCTACTAACTAAGGCCTTTCGGTCAATGAGCAACGTACTCAAGGAAGATGGCGTGCTAGTCGTCTACTACGCCCATACGACTCCCGAGGCTTGGAGCGCGCTATTAGAGGCCAGTAAGGGAGCTGGATTAAGGGTCAGTGCTACTTGGCCTATGGCAACGGAATCGAGGGAGAGAGTGACTGGGAGGGGGAAGAGCGTTTTAGATACCTCCCTCGTAGTTGTTTTTAGGAAGGGAATAGGGAATGCAATAAACCTCCAGCAAGCGAGGAACGAGGTCCTCGAAAAGTGTCCTGGCGCATCGGAAAGAGGATGGAAGGAAGGCTTAGAAGGGTTCGATTTGTTCGTATACACAATGGGATGCGTGTTGTCAGTCGCTACGAAGTACGCCAAGATAATCGGGCTCAAGGGAGACGCAAGCAATCTCATAGAGAAATTCGTGTATCCGCTAACTACTGAGGCGTTGCTTAAAGGAATACTGGGTTCGAGTATTTACGGCTCCCTAAGCATCGAATCGAGGTTCTACGTACTTACGAAGCTCTTAGAGAAGGGAGGTAACTCTCGAAGAAGGATTGATTCCAACACGGCTATATATTTATCTCTCCTCGGTAACCTATCCGTAAGAGATTTGGTTGATATGCGCGTGCTCACTGAGCGTTCCGGCTCCAGATCTAAGGAATACGCGTTGCTCGAACCTGTAGGGAAAGAGAAAACAGAGGCTCTCTTCGAACTCCTTAAGGAAAAGGGAATTGATCCGAGGGACCCCACTCCGCTCACAGCAATCGATGCGTTGCACTTGCTCGAATACTACGCAGTTAGCGCGTACTCGTCCAACGACTTCCAATCTAAATATAGAGATTTGGAGGACCGTTATTACAATTACGTGGACGAGGCCAAGTACTTGGCGTCTGCCCTCTGCATAGTCCTTACAGCCGACGAAGTTGAGGGCGAAGCACTGATCGAGTTGAGTAAGCAACTAGGAATTGAATGCCCCATTAGGAGCCGAAATAAGGTATCGCGTTCCCTCCAATCGTTCTACAAGCCCTAA